TTTTTCCTCCTCTTTTAGTAATATCATCAACAATGTTTATCAAAAGACCAACTATCAAACTTCCAACAGCACTGCATAGACCATTTAGAGATGTTGCAATACTACCCATGCTTTTGGGACATTCAGAATAATAGAATTCAGTCTGCCCTATTGCATTGAAAGCTTCAGCTAAACCCAAAAGGCAGTTTTGAGGAATAAGCCACATTGCAGACATGTGTACAATACCTTGTGGGTTTCCTGACAACCCTTCTCGGATTGCTGTTTTTCGACGTATTCCTTCGACTATAGCTGACGTTGCCAGTGATAAGATCGAAAATACTAATCCAATCCCCATAAGTTCTTTAAAACTTAACCCATATGGACGTCCTGTGAACTTTACAAGTAACGGAAGGAGTAAACGATCATATATACCAACCCAGATTGCTAGACTGATCACCACAAACGTACCGAATGATCCTGCTGGAATTTGAAATTTTGAGGTGATATGTCTATCCATGCTGTTTGCTTGGAGTATAGGCAATGTACTTTGGCTCAAGGCAACTCCCAACATGATACCAGTTGACCAAATTGGCATAACTTTCAACAGAGATTTGAACTCCTCAACTTGATCAACTGTACAGAGTCTCCATGGATTTGAAGCTGATCCATTAGGGTTCAAGTCCTTGTCATGATCTGTAATCATGCATGCCTTGTTCAAAAACCTGAAGACAGTAAATTAAAATGTACAGAAAACTGTAATTGGAATAAAATCTTTGTGGCGATGAAAAATATCAACTGAAAGTTGTAGTCTAGCGACCATGGGATGACAATTCATACCTTAATTTTTGTGTAGGCACGGTGAGGATTGAGTCCTTATAGTGATGATAACATCCGTCTTCATCTTCGGGAGGCAAAACAAAATGTTTGTTTTTCACTGAAGCGGCAATAACATGAGCAAATCCACTGAATAAGCTTTTATTCGCATTGACTTTGATATAATAGGAAGAAGCGAAAATGAATGATGCAGCAGATATGAACATAAGAATCGCAGGAACTCCGAATCCCACTTTCCAGCCAAATTTGTCTTGTATATAAACTATAACAGTAAGCGCAAGGACGACAGAAATTCCAGCAGAAgcataataccaattgaaaaaattcTGTAAAAGCCTGTCATAACTCTGATTGTCCTTCTTGTGTAACTGATCTGCACCAAAAGATATAGAACATGCTCTAATTCCACCAGCTCCGATCGACATGAGTATGAACGACGAGAATAGAAGAGAGAGCTGAGCTGCTGTTGATGATCTACAATCTTTCGAGAATAGTTCACAATGAGGAGGCTTTGTTTGTGGAAAAACGGCTGTGAACCATAGTAAAGTCATCCCCTgtcaaaacaaaactaaaatgtTGTTATATGTTTCAGTCATGGAGCTACGCATGCTTATCAAATAAATGAATTCTTTCAACTTTTAATATCTAGTTCAATTTGAAGTGACGTATTAAGTTATTTTTGGCTTTGCAAAGTTGAAGAAGTTTTAAaggagatcaacaaactcaaatGATAACAGAAAATGAACTCGGATCTAagctatcaacaacaacaaacactgCCAACTAAGCTAGCTGACACTTGCAACAATTAAACAATGTTAACTATGTAATCTGTCAAGCACCAACTAGCACAGTTGGTAGTGTCTGTTGTTGATGACAGCTTAAACCCGGGTTCAATTCCGTTAGTGCTGTGTTGGTTGATCCACTTCAAAACCTCCTCACCTTTCggaaaaacaaaaatctaatAACCATACTACTAAAATATCAGTGAGCCATTTCTCAAACACAAAGGGAGCAGTAAACATTGCATTAGTATCCTGGGAAAAGAAAATCTCAAGAAAAGATATCTTCATTCTGCAAGAAGCTTTACTAAACTCT
The nucleotide sequence above comes from Papaver somniferum cultivar HN1 chromosome 8, ASM357369v1, whole genome shotgun sequence. Encoded proteins:
- the LOC113303985 gene encoding protein NRT1/ PTR FAMILY 1.2-like — encoded protein: MEVSSSSNSPSTSTSSTSTDPNRNTHELQQMSKQKGGLITLPFIIANEAFEKVASYGLLPNMILYLMKDYHMTIPTGTSVLSIWSGVTNFTPIIGAFFSDSYLGRFWTITFGSIASLLGMTLLWFTAVFPQTKPPHCELFSKDCRSSTAAQLSLLFSSFILMSIGAGGIRACSISFGADQLHKKDNQSYDRLLQNFFNWYYASAGISVVLALTVIVYIQDKFGWKVGFGVPAILMFISAASFIFASSYYIKVNANKSLFSGFAHVIAASVKNKHFVLPPEDEDGCYHHYKDSILTVPTQKLRFLNKACMITDHDKDLNPNGSASNPWRLCTVDQVEEFKSLLKVMPIWSTGIMLGVALSQSTLPILQANSMDRHITSKFQIPAGSFGTFVVISLAIWVGIYDRLLLPLLVKFTGRPYGLSFKELMGIGLVFSILSLATSAIVEGIRRKTAIREGLSGNPQGIVHMSAMWLIPQNCLLGLAEAFNAIGQTEFYYSECPKSMGSIATSLNGLCSAVGSLIVGLLINIVDDITKRGGKNSWVPNNINNGHYDYYYWLLTILSSINLVYFLVCCWAYGPTAEERLLPSKEVEEEENQDELKELKEKEEERQELIKSQTLQNMMSSG